In Ferribacterium limneticum, a genomic segment contains:
- a CDS encoding HypC/HybG/HupF family hydrogenase formation chaperone, with protein MCLGIPVQVLECGEHFARCAGRNGEVRVDLSLVGQQLPGTWLMTFLDAAREVIDAERAAAIDAALDALDAAQSGATDFSAFFADLDREPQLPDFLRTQQS; from the coding sequence ATGTGCCTCGGCATCCCCGTCCAGGTGCTCGAATGCGGCGAACATTTCGCCCGCTGTGCCGGCCGCAACGGCGAAGTGCGGGTCGACCTCAGTCTGGTCGGTCAGCAACTGCCGGGCACCTGGCTCATGACTTTTCTCGATGCAGCCCGCGAGGTGATCGACGCCGAGCGGGCGGCCGCCATCGACGCGGCGCTCGATGCGCTCGATGCCGCGCAATCCGGCGCCACCGATTTTTCTGCCTTCTTCGCCGATCTCGATCGCGAACCCCAACTCCCCGATTTCCTGAGGACACAACAATCATGA
- a CDS encoding hydrogenase expression/formation protein: MNPSTMRPFPISVVAMGPGSQGDETPDYLPMPKGMETFSQPRLPDNVAQEVVNLAASLLGAYVDEAEKVGFAGGATLNLRDLDATMRDVINQSMGFGEVSAFTTAPQHWRVQETAFSGIWRVLQVADDGAMVVDRLETGDIPAPLTETMLATATADLPPPDYPVGCMNAQALVEEIRMQAAAWQPGDAAHIINLTLLPVSDADLDTLYGWLGHREVSILSRGYGNCRITSTRLKNVWWVQYFNSMDALILNSIEVIGMPEVALAAEEDFTDSVERLREYLDMMVEPV; encoded by the coding sequence ATGAACCCGTCCACGATGCGTCCCTTCCCGATTTCCGTCGTCGCCATGGGTCCCGGCTCGCAAGGCGATGAAACGCCGGATTACCTGCCGATGCCGAAAGGCATGGAAACCTTCTCGCAGCCGCGCCTGCCCGACAACGTGGCGCAAGAGGTGGTCAATCTGGCGGCCAGCCTGCTCGGCGCCTATGTGGACGAGGCCGAGAAAGTCGGCTTTGCCGGCGGCGCGACGCTCAACCTGCGCGACCTTGACGCGACGATGCGCGATGTGATCAATCAGTCCATGGGCTTCGGCGAAGTCAGCGCCTTCACCACGGCGCCGCAACACTGGCGCGTTCAGGAGACGGCATTTTCCGGCATCTGGCGCGTCCTGCAGGTCGCTGACGATGGCGCGATGGTGGTCGATCGCCTCGAAACCGGCGATATCCCGGCGCCCCTGACCGAAACGATGCTGGCCACGGCGACCGCCGATCTGCCGCCGCCCGACTACCCGGTCGGCTGCATGAACGCCCAAGCGCTCGTCGAGGAAATCCGCATGCAGGCAGCGGCCTGGCAGCCCGGCGACGCGGCGCACATCATCAACCTGACGCTGTTGCCGGTCAGCGATGCCGATCTCGACACGCTCTACGGCTGGCTCGGCCACCGCGAAGTGTCGATCCTGTCGCGTGGCTACGGCAATTGCCGGATCACCAGCACGCGGCTCAAAAACGTCTGGTGGGTGCAGTACTTCAACAGCATGGACGCGCTGATCCTCAACTCCATCGAAGTCATCGGCATGCCCGAAGTGGCGCTGGCGGCTGAAGAGGATTTCACCGATTCCGTCGAACGCCTGCGCGAATATCTCGACATGATGGTGGAGCCGGTCTAG
- a CDS encoding rubredoxin: protein MRFEGSFLNVQPGDRLECGICWWVYDPEQGDDVRGIPPGTPFADLPDDWCCPGCDAPKHKFMVTE, encoded by the coding sequence ATGCGCTTCGAAGGTTCGTTTCTCAATGTCCAGCCGGGCGACCGGCTGGAATGCGGCATCTGCTGGTGGGTCTATGACCCGGAGCAGGGTGACGACGTGCGCGGCATTCCGCCCGGCACGCCGTTCGCCGATTTGCCCGATGACTGGTGTTGCCCGGGCTGTGATGCGCCTAAACACAAGTTCATGGTGACCGAATGA
- a CDS encoding HyaD/HybD family hydrogenase maturation endopeptidase, with protein MTSKRILVLGIGNILWADEGFGVRCVEALNAGWEFPPQVTVMDGGTQGLYLLPYVQEADCLLVFDAVDYGDEPGNLRVVVGDQVPRFMGVKKMSLHQTGFQEVLMAAELTQKLPAELVLVGVQAEQLEDFGGSLRDIVKAQMVPALNIALDWLEKWGAAGRVREGLSEGITDNALAMDVYESERPPAEVAYRLGDARFLNMETA; from the coding sequence ATGACTTCAAAACGCATACTGGTCCTCGGTATCGGCAACATCCTGTGGGCCGACGAAGGTTTCGGCGTGCGCTGTGTCGAAGCCCTCAACGCCGGCTGGGAATTTCCGCCGCAGGTGACGGTGATGGACGGCGGCACGCAAGGTCTCTACCTGCTGCCCTACGTCCAGGAGGCCGATTGCCTGCTGGTCTTCGACGCCGTCGATTACGGCGATGAGCCGGGCAACTTGCGCGTCGTGGTCGGCGATCAGGTGCCACGCTTCATGGGCGTCAAGAAAATGAGTCTGCACCAGACCGGTTTTCAGGAAGTGCTCATGGCCGCCGAACTGACGCAAAAATTGCCCGCTGAACTCGTTCTCGTTGGCGTTCAGGCCGAGCAGCTAGAAGATTTCGGCGGCAGCCTGCGCGATATCGTCAAGGCGCAGATGGTGCCGGCCCTCAACATCGCGCTCGACTGGCTGGAAAAATGGGGCGCGGCCGGCCGGGTGCGTGAAGGGCTGAGCGAAGGCATCACTGACAACGCGCTGGCGATGGATGTTTATGAATCCGAACGGCCGCCGGCGGAAGTAGCTTATCGCCTCGGCGATGCGCGTTTCCTGAATATGGAAACTGCCTGA
- a CDS encoding thioredoxin domain-containing protein — protein MSLELKAGPTSLERLETAISRLLQKHGFFPVDRSNPEFPAGLTALLLTEDPQRNLEVLDACVILPEALKPVGEQIARWVAGPDFSAALMQQYGVPRAPAVVFLRDGQFVGVLNGIRDWSEYQNEIARLLTGPAQPKPIGIPVRAASTQGACA, from the coding sequence ATGAGCCTCGAACTCAAAGCCGGCCCGACCTCGCTCGAAAGACTCGAAACAGCCATCAGCCGATTACTTCAAAAACACGGCTTTTTTCCGGTTGACCGTAGCAATCCCGAATTCCCGGCCGGCCTGACAGCACTGCTCCTCACCGAAGACCCACAGCGCAATCTCGAAGTTCTGGACGCCTGCGTGATCCTGCCCGAAGCCCTCAAACCGGTCGGCGAGCAGATCGCCCGCTGGGTCGCCGGCCCCGATTTTTCCGCGGCCCTGATGCAGCAATACGGCGTGCCGCGCGCCCCGGCCGTCGTCTTCCTGCGTGATGGCCAGTTCGTTGGCGTCCTCAACGGCATCCGCGACTGGAGCGAATACCAGAATGAAATCGCCCGCCTGCTCACCGGCCCGGCTCAACCGAAGCCGATCGGCATCCCCGTCCGCGCCGCCAGCACGCAAGGAGCCTGCGCATGA
- the cybH gene encoding Ni/Fe-hydrogenase, b-type cytochrome subunit, whose product MLSQQDMLEAERHGKQVRSIYVYEAPVRLWHWINALAMVVLAVTGYFIGKPLPTMPGEASDNFLMGYIRFAHFSAAYIFAVGLLGRVYWAFVGNHHAKQIFRLPITNPQWWSEVLFELRWYLFLEKTPKKYVGHNPMAQLMMFFFFTILAVGMLFTGFALYSEGAGLGSWQDSLFGWVIPALGGSMQVHNLHRLGMWIMMTFVLVHVYAAIREDIMSRQSLISTMISGWRMFKD is encoded by the coding sequence ATGCTCTCTCAACAGGACATGCTGGAAGCCGAACGGCACGGTAAACAAGTCCGTTCGATCTATGTCTACGAGGCACCGGTCCGTTTGTGGCACTGGATCAATGCGCTGGCCATGGTGGTGTTGGCGGTAACCGGGTATTTCATCGGCAAACCCTTGCCGACGATGCCCGGCGAAGCGTCGGACAACTTCCTGATGGGCTACATCCGCTTCGCCCATTTCTCGGCCGCCTACATCTTTGCTGTCGGGCTGCTCGGGCGGGTGTACTGGGCGTTCGTCGGCAATCACCACGCCAAGCAGATCTTCCGGCTGCCGATCACCAATCCGCAGTGGTGGAGTGAAGTCCTCTTCGAGTTGCGCTGGTATCTGTTCCTCGAAAAGACACCGAAGAAGTACGTCGGTCACAACCCGATGGCGCAGCTCATGATGTTCTTCTTCTTCACGATTCTGGCCGTCGGCATGCTGTTCACCGGCTTCGCGCTGTACAGCGAAGGAGCCGGGCTGGGCAGCTGGCAGGACAGCCTGTTTGGCTGGGTCATTCCGGCCCTTGGCGGCTCGATGCAGGTGCATAACCTGCACCGGCTGGGCATGTGGATCATGATGACTTTCGTGCTGGTGCATGTCTACGCGGCGATCCGCGAGGACATCATGAGCCGGCAGTCGCTGATTTCCACCATGATTTCCGGCTGGCGGATGTTCAAGGACTGA
- the hybE gene encoding [NiFe]-hydrogenase assembly chaperone HybE has protein sequence MRFWTTDPSPELVAAFATIARSRMHDVPICNRSLQVEAVGFQRTPDGHWAGAMITPWAINLLCLPGQAEGWPALAACSKHDWHFPSGDYEFTVAEEDSIGIYHLCSLFSPALEFDSHEAARLTALAAAHALFADPLAEPPPAKATSRRAFLGLGR, from the coding sequence GTGAGGTTCTGGACGACCGACCCGTCGCCCGAACTGGTCGCTGCCTTCGCCACCATTGCCCGGAGCCGGATGCACGATGTGCCGATCTGCAACCGGAGCCTGCAGGTCGAGGCCGTCGGTTTCCAGCGGACGCCGGATGGCCATTGGGCCGGGGCGATGATCACGCCGTGGGCGATCAATCTGCTCTGCCTGCCCGGTCAGGCCGAAGGCTGGCCGGCGCTGGCCGCCTGCAGCAAGCACGACTGGCATTTTCCGTCCGGCGACTATGAATTCACCGTGGCCGAGGAAGACAGCATCGGCATCTACCACCTCTGTTCGCTGTTCTCGCCGGCGCTCGAATTCGACAGCCACGAGGCCGCCCGCCTCACGGCGCTGGCCGCGGCGCACGCCCTGTTTGCCGATCCGCTGGCCGAACCGCCGCCAGCCAAGGCGACCAGCCGCCGGGCCTTTCTCGGGTTGGGGCGATGA